One stretch of Paramormyrops kingsleyae isolate MSU_618 chromosome 4, PKINGS_0.4, whole genome shotgun sequence DNA includes these proteins:
- the LOC111846222 gene encoding CYFIP-related Rac1 interactor B isoform X2, giving the protein MGNLLKVLTCTDLEQGPNFFLDFENAQPTEAEREIWDQVDVVLKEARGILDDLQAYHGAGEAIREAIQNPSNEKLQEKAWGAVVPLVGKLKKFYEFSLRLEGALHGLLGALTSTRYTPTQHLEREQALAKQFAEILHFTLRFDELKMTNPAIQNDFSYYRRTLNRMRINNVPAEGENEVNNELANRMSLFYAEATPMLKTLSDATTKFVSENKNLPIENTTDCLSTMASVCKIMLETPEYRSRFASEETASFCLRVMVGVIILYDFVHPVGAFAKGSKIDMRGCIKVLRDQPRNSVEGLLNALRYTTKHLNDESTSKNIKAMLQ; this is encoded by the exons ATGGGGAACCTTCTGAAAGTCTTGACTTGCACAGACCTCGAACAGGGGCCCAATTTTTTCCTTGATTTCGAAA ACGCACAACCCACAGAAGCCGAGCGGGAGATATGGGACCAGGTGGATGTGGTCCTCAAGGAGGCTCGTGGCATTCTGGACGACCTGCAGGCGTACCATGGTGCAGGGGAAGCCATCCGGGAG GCTATCCAGAACCCCAGTAACGAGAAGCTACAGGAGAAAGCATGGGGTGCAGTGGTTCCTCTGGTGGGGAAGCTGAAGAAGTTCTACGAGTTCTCCCTCCGGTTAG AGGGAGCACTGCACGGCCTCCTGGGGGCGCTCACCAGCACACGCTACACGCCGACGCAGCATCTGGAGCGGGAGCAGGCACTGGCCAAGCAGTTTGCAGAGATCCTGCACTTCACACTGCGCTTTGACGAGCTTAAG ATGACGAACCCAGCCATCCAGAATGACTTCAGCTACTACCGAAGAACTTTAAATCGCATGCGGATCAATAACGTTCCG GCTGAGGGAGAAAATGAGGTCAACAACGAGCTGGCCAATCGGATGTCTCTCTTCTATGCGGAGGCCACGCCCATGCTGAAGACATTAAGTGATGCCACAACAAAATTTGTATCAGAA AACAAGAACCTGCCTATAGAAAACACCACAGACTGCTTGAGCACCATGGCCAGTGTGTGCAAAATCATGCTGGAGACGCC CGAATATCGCAGCCGCTTTGCCAGCGAGGAGACTGCCTCCTTCTGCCTGCGTGTCATGGTGGGGGTCATCATTCTCTACGACTTTGTTCACCCTGTCGGCGCCTTTGCCAAGGGCTCCAAGATCGAC ATGCGAGGATGCATTAAAGTGCTGCGCGACCAGCCCCGGAACAGCGTGGAAGGCCTTCTGAATGCGCTCAG GTACACCACAAAGCACCTGAACGACGAGTCTACCTCCAAGAACATCAAAGCCATGCTGCAGTAG
- the LOC111846222 gene encoding CYFIP-related Rac1 interactor B isoform X1, producing the protein MGNLIKVLTRDIDHNAGNFFLDFENAQPTEAEREIWDQVDVVLKEARGILDDLQAYHGAGEAIREAIQNPSNEKLQEKAWGAVVPLVGKLKKFYEFSLRLEGALHGLLGALTSTRYTPTQHLEREQALAKQFAEILHFTLRFDELKMTNPAIQNDFSYYRRTLNRMRINNVPAEGENEVNNELANRMSLFYAEATPMLKTLSDATTKFVSENKNLPIENTTDCLSTMASVCKIMLETPEYRSRFASEETASFCLRVMVGVIILYDFVHPVGAFAKGSKIDMRGCIKVLRDQPRNSVEGLLNALRYTTKHLNDESTSKNIKAMLQ; encoded by the exons ATGGGTAATCTGATTAAGGTGTTAACCAGGGATATAGACCACAATGCTGGGAATTTTTTCCTGGATTTTGAAA ACGCACAACCCACAGAAGCCGAGCGGGAGATATGGGACCAGGTGGATGTGGTCCTCAAGGAGGCTCGTGGCATTCTGGACGACCTGCAGGCGTACCATGGTGCAGGGGAAGCCATCCGGGAG GCTATCCAGAACCCCAGTAACGAGAAGCTACAGGAGAAAGCATGGGGTGCAGTGGTTCCTCTGGTGGGGAAGCTGAAGAAGTTCTACGAGTTCTCCCTCCGGTTAG AGGGAGCACTGCACGGCCTCCTGGGGGCGCTCACCAGCACACGCTACACGCCGACGCAGCATCTGGAGCGGGAGCAGGCACTGGCCAAGCAGTTTGCAGAGATCCTGCACTTCACACTGCGCTTTGACGAGCTTAAG ATGACGAACCCAGCCATCCAGAATGACTTCAGCTACTACCGAAGAACTTTAAATCGCATGCGGATCAATAACGTTCCG GCTGAGGGAGAAAATGAGGTCAACAACGAGCTGGCCAATCGGATGTCTCTCTTCTATGCGGAGGCCACGCCCATGCTGAAGACATTAAGTGATGCCACAACAAAATTTGTATCAGAA AACAAGAACCTGCCTATAGAAAACACCACAGACTGCTTGAGCACCATGGCCAGTGTGTGCAAAATCATGCTGGAGACGCC CGAATATCGCAGCCGCTTTGCCAGCGAGGAGACTGCCTCCTTCTGCCTGCGTGTCATGGTGGGGGTCATCATTCTCTACGACTTTGTTCACCCTGTCGGCGCCTTTGCCAAGGGCTCCAAGATCGAC ATGCGAGGATGCATTAAAGTGCTGCGCGACCAGCCCCGGAACAGCGTGGAAGGCCTTCTGAATGCGCTCAG GTACACCACAAAGCACCTGAACGACGAGTCTACCTCCAAGAACATCAAAGCCATGCTGCAGTAG